The sequence GCGTATCTTGGCATTTCATTTTACTTGTGGATCAATTTGTCTGTCCATGATGAAGATACATATACCACACCGGTATCGATTCTTCAACGGAGTTTTAATGATTTATTCAATCATTCTCACACTATgagatgaaaataaattaattatcaaTATAACTCGTTTACTTTTTTAAAACTATGATACATCATTGTTGTTAGGTATTCATACACGTCCCCGTCCCGCTCGTGCTTCCCATTGTCATCGTCTTCTTCCTCTTAAATCTGCACTAACCTGCAGAACACAAAAAACcacaaaaaaaacaacaaacaatAACAATAACGTGAATAACAAAGATTTCGGGTCTCGGACGCTACGACCTCTCCGATCCACCGGCAATCCACGACGAAGACCACAAAGGCTTCCCAAACCCAAACTCACGCTATATGTTCCTACACACAGTAGGAGCGCCCGAACCAACACAAGAATTAGAGAGAGGGTAGCAACACATAGAATAGCACTAATCTAGGGGAAGAGAAGACACACAATCAACACCCCACCATCATACTCTCAAGATCTCTCGGTCTCGCACTCAGCAGCAGATAAAGAAGAACGGTCGCCTCACTCTCTCTCGCCCTCTCTTCTACACACAGTAGAGAGCACCCCAACACAAAAGAACGCTCGAGAGAGATGCTCACACAGAACAGCACAAAGCTCAAAGAGGAGATGAAGACACTACGTCACCAGAGGGGAACACACCAAGCTTTCCATGCGGCTGCAGCTCACGCCTTTGTTCTCTATCAATCTCTCGGCCTCACTCTACATGCCCAGAAGGAAAAAGAGGCGCACAGTTCAGCAGATTAGGGAAAGGGGAATTAATCAGGTGCTTGGTAGTGGGCTGAGATAAAATAGGGAATCgttgggccaaagcccaacaATCTCCACTTTTTGGTCCAACGCCGGTTCACTAGTTCGGAGAGTCGCCTATATCCATCATCATCGCCCCACCCAGAATACACAATGTTAGTACAAGGACCAATATGCAGCAAACACAAAGTAAGCTACACCAAAGCACTGAAACAGAAACCAGGTAAATGCTCCACCTTGTTTGGAGCTCAGGCAAGTTCTGAAAAAATATCCAGACATAGCTATTTTTCacacagaaaaataaaataaacaagctaGCAGATTTCACACAGAAAAAAGCACACAGGTGAATCACACAGAAACAGAGTAAACCacacaaaatatattttcacACAGAAATCTTATAAATCGCACTAATCACAGAGAACACAACGACAATAAATATAACCTCAAATATGGAAACACAAAGTAACCAACTGGCAAAAAACCACGGAGATGGAAACACAACAGTAACCAATCACACAAATAATTCCTAGGATTCTACCAACACATAATCCCAGAACATAACATCTGCACCAAGCGGTTACGCTACTAAAGTAGTAAAAGAGGTTTCAGCCAATATACCAGAGCGAAACTCATCGCAAGAGTTTCGATTCCAACAAACCATTAAGACCAGCGACCGACACACGGCAGCGGCGGTGCGGCGAACAGCACCAAGCGTCTAGCGACACCCAACGGCAGTGGCGATGGACCAGATTCTTTGGACGGTAGACAGCTTGTGTGTTGGCACCTCGAACAGCACAAAAAAACCAACGGTGCACGATGGACAACAACCACTGGTGCACAACGGTAGCACCTAGCGATGATGTCGGCACCCAGCGGCGACGACAACTAAGGGACAGCAACCAACGAACGGCAGCACCCAGCGGCTCGGGACGGCGGACAACTTCAAcccatggctctgataccactgttaggTATTCATACACGTCCCCGTCCCGCTCGTGCTTCCCATTGCCATCGCCTTCTTCCTCATAAAACTGCACTAACCTGCAGAACACAAAAAACCACAAAGAAAACaacaaacaataataataacgTGAATAACAAATATTTCGGGGCTCAGACGCTACGACCTCTCCGATCCTTCGGCAATCCACGGCGAAAATCACAAAGGCTTCCCAAACCCAAACTCACGCTATCTGCTCCTACACACAGTAAGAGCGCCCAAACCAACACACGAACGAGAGAGAGAGCAGCAACACATAGAATAGCACAAAGCTAGGGGAAGAGAAGACACACCGTCAACACCCCACCATCACACTCTCAAGCTCTCTCGGTCTCGCACTCAGCAGCAGATAGAGAAGAATGACTGCCTCATTCTCTCTCGCCCTCTCTTCTACACACAGTAGAGAACACCCCAACACAAAAGAACGCTCGAGAGAGATGCTCACACAGAACAACACAAAGCTCAAAGGGGAGATGAAGACACTAAGTCACCAGAGGGGAACGCACCAAGCTTTCCTTGCGGCTGCAGCTCACGCCTCTGTTCTCTCTCAATCTCTCGGCCTCACTCTACACACCCAGAAGGAAAAGGAGGTGCACATTTCAGCAGATTAGGGAAAGGGGAATTAATATGGGGTTTGGTAGTGGGCTGTGATAAAATAGGGAATCgttgggccaaagcccaacaATCGCTATTTTTTTATACGTACAGGTACCTCCACCATGACATGGATGACAGCAACATCCATTTGATGAAAGGATAGATTGACTCGTCCACATAACATGATaccaagaaaaaaataataatagtttGTAGGTTATTAATGCATTAGTACGGGGGGTTTACCCAACGCGCACCAACATGTAACGACTGCGAGTTTCCacgttataaaaattaataataatatcgagctcttaaatatattttagaaagaATAAACTAAGTaatgagaaaataaaaatgatcCTTTGTATATAGGCTTTAGTCTGGTTTATGATCATGCACAAATTTTTACCATTTCTTCTTGTTTAATGTTTCAAAATATAAGTTGGTTAGTTTTTTTGTCCCCAAATCGGGGAAGTTGCTTTGAGGTTAAATTTGAGATTTTGGTGATAGATGGATACAATTTGACAATAATATCTACGTTACACCGATGTTTTTCACGAATAAGATAACATTTGGGATAGCTTCGAGGaagttttttttagttttttttaaacaaaattttaaaattttattaaattttggtaaaaaaaataaaaataaaaatagttttTAGAAAATCTCTCATACAATACCTAAATGTTTAGGTCGAGCCCAACGTTTCATCAATTGGATCACAGAAATTGCCCTGATGGGTATGGGTCGGACGGAGGCACAAAGGAGGTGGCCTAAACGGTTTGTTGATTTGCATGGATATGTACGTTAAGCTTAAGTGATCGTACACTCCCCCGCCAATCGATGAGATATGGGACGAGTTTTCTCAGTGAAATCATCGAAAAGCAGTCAGCGAATGCGTAAGATGAGATCTTGAAGCTCGGTTCTTGTCAGAGAGATCAGGAACTTGGTGCTGAACAAATTAATATAATGGCCCATTATAATCTTCCATCTTCAAAGCATAGAAACGTGCGGCAATGGCGTCTGCGGAACATAATCACCGCCGCGTTTTTCGGAGCAGCGTTTCTCTTTTACCTAGTAGTGTTCACTCCATTGGGTGGCTCGCTCGCAGCGACGAGGGGCCAGAGGCTTCTTCCTTCAGATCCGCGCCGACGTGCGAAGCTGGTGACGCAGGTGGAGCTTGGCCAGCAGGCAGTGAAGATTGATTCTTGCCCTTCTGAAATGGTGGATCACATGCCCTGTGAGGATCCTAAAATTAGTAGTCAGCTGAGCAGAGAGATGAATTTCTATCGGGAGAGGCATTGCCCTCCGCTGGAGGAGACGCCATTGTGCTTGATCCCTCCACCTCGGGGATACCGTGTTTCGGTGCAATGGCCGGAGAGTTTACACAAGGTGAAATGATTGTCCTTTGTTACTTAATTAATTGATTCCATTTATTATGCAGAAAGATTCAAGCTTTTTGGCTTGGTTGAGATTATAGTTGTTTCTTAGTATATATGTAGTCAGTTTAAGACGTAGAAGATTAGATTTTTGGTATGTGTTGAGCTTCAGATTGACTTCCGTTTGATGCGCATTGTTAATTGAACAGTTTCTGGATTGTCTGTTCTGCCTAGACGTCTGCCTGCGATATTTGGTGGATAATGTAGTAAAATCTTGTTAATTATTCTTGCTTCTTAATTTGAGTTTGTGAGATGGTAATATATTGCTTTGCATGGCCTTTAGTAAAGTGAAATGTTTGTGCTTCTGGCTTATGTTAAAAAATTCCCAATTTGTGCTCATTCCTGCTATTTAGGTCTCGGATGTTACTAATTATTGATGCTGGTTTTTATGCTTGTTTGAAATGTTTGGTGATAGCTTCTGCGCCTTTCATTGGTGGTGATCTTCCTACCCTAGGCATGTGCTGagaagatttaaattttgattgaaaAATCAATTTTGTAATTTAATCAGCGTGTCACAGGTTGTCTTATGATTACATACTTTGCTTATGATGATATTTAACAATCCACTCAAGAGTAATGTCTCGCGATGCAATTATGATTGATAAAATGTTGTCTGGAATCTCCTGACATGGAATCGTGATGCAAGGATTACTTTGATCGACAGAATTTCTTGTTTATGAGTTTAACCAATCAAAGATTCATTGCTTTTGCTACACGCTTTCAGAAATATGTCTTATATGTCTATCCAGTTAGGAGGGAACTGTTGAAAGTTTATGACCCATGTCTAAAATGAAGTGAAAACTTCAACATTACATGTATTTACAAATGTAAATGGAACAAACGATTGGAATATTATTTGAAAGAACTGATTCAGAGCTGTGGGATATGTATTCTTGGAATTCTTGTTTTACTCAGAGTTGATATGCAGATATGGCATGATAACATGCCCTACGATAAAATTGCGGATCGAAAAGGTCACCAGGGGTGGATGAAAAAAGAAGGTCCATATTTCATATTCCCTGGTGGGGGCACAATGTTTCCTGATGGAGCAGTTCAGTACATTGAGAAACTTAAACAGTATATCCCCATCGCCAGTGGAGATTTAAGAACAGCTCTTGACATGGGATGCGGGGTCTGAATTTCTATCCTGTTCCCAATCTGATCTTAACAACAAATGATATCTTTAAAAATTTCAGTAGTCATTCTTATTGTAGGTTGCTAGTTTCGGCGGATACATGCTTAACGAAAACATTTTGACTCTTTCTTTTGCTCCAAGAGATTCACACAAATCTCAGATTCAGTTTGCTCTTGAAAGAGGAGTACCCGCATTTATTGCCATGTTGGGAACTCGTAGACTGCCCTTTCCTGGTTTCTCATTTGATTTCGTGCATTGTTCAAGATGCCTAATTCCATTCACTGCCTATAGTAAGTTAGTGAAGTCTTGTAAAGACACTCTCTCCCGTGTCAAGGTTCTATAAATCCAATAATTTTCCTAATAACACAGGAAACTTGTGACTTTTCAGATGCGGCATATTTTCTTGAAGTTGATCGGTTGCTTCGCCCAGGAGGCTACCTAGTCATATCTGGCCCTCCTGTTAGATGGTCCAAACAGGAAAAGGAGTGGGATGATCTTCAGGCGGTAGCTAGATCTTTGTGCTATAAGCTAATTATCATTGATGGAAACACGGCCATATGGAAAAAGCCTACTGACAGTTCATGTCGTctcaataaaaacaaatttggAATCCACATGTGCAACATATCTAATGACCCCAATCTTGCATGGTACTGCATAATATGTGTTGCACATCATTATtcttgaaaataattaaataagcaTATACGATCCGTTTATATTACAATAACATTATTTAGGCTTAACTATATGAAATTTCAGGTATATTAAATTGGAGAACTGCGTGAGCAGGATATCTTTGTCCAATGAAGGTTATTCTATTGGGATGATTCCAAAATGGCCGGAGAGATTGACAAAAGCACCTTCCAGGGCGAGTGCTGTGAAAAATGGGCTCAATTTGTTTGAAACTGACAGCCGAAAATGGGAAAAGAGGGTTAATTACTACAAGAATTCACTAAATCTAAAACTCGGTACTCCATCAATTAGAAATATCATGGACATGAATGCTTTCTTCGGAGCTTTTGCTGCCGCAATAATATCTGACCCTGTTTGGGTGATGAATGTTATCCCAGCTCACAATCCTAGAACTCTTGATATTATATATGATCGAGGACTAATTGGAATTTATCATGATTGGTGGGTAGACATAGCTCAGTTTCCATTTCTCACATTCTCTAGTACCCATTCATTCACAAATTCATCAAGTATATGATATTATGTGCTGCTAGCTAACATATATTGTTGGCTGAGTAGTAGACGTTCTTTCAATGAAATAATAATCTTTCTGGATTATGATTTGTGTTCTAATAACAATAGCTTCACATTGTATCATATGTTTTAAACTGCTGAGGCTTGGTTGTGGTTGTTGCTGTCAGGTGTGAACCTTTTTCCACATATCCTCGAACATATGATCTAATTCATGTAACTGATGTAGAATCCCTTACAAAGGATCCCAGTTCTGGAAAGAACAGGTATGCTGATTTTCACTCTTTTATTTTTCACATCATCAAACTTGGCTGCACCACTAGCCAACCATGGTTGTTAGGATAAAAAAACTAGGTCCTAGGATCTTGCCATAAATGCAAAAGGTCCCTATTATTCAGTGGCAGCGATTATTCCAATTATACAATGTGATTGTCAATGTTCCATAATAGTTTCAACGTGTCGTTTGGGCTACTGAACAGCTTCAAGAATTTGAATTGCACTGCCACTAGAATCCATAGTTTTTGTACAGTAGGAGACATGCGGTTTGATCATTGATCAATTCCAATGACTTGCACATTTTAGCAACTATTGTAAGAGATTATTGAGTACAGAAACATTTGTCACAGTCAGCAATCAAAACTGGCTTTTAGTTGCTAAAcaatctaaaatattttaacTATGCTGCCTCTAAGTGTGCTATAGTTTCTATGGCAATAGCATGCATTCTGTTCTTGCACTGACCTTTACGAAAATCGTTCTAGTGTGAGATTTTAGTAAGATTCTAGATTAAGATAATGGAATCTGTTCTAATGTTAGTATAAAATCATTCGAAGTTTGTACCAGTTCAACGACCTCGACTCCATTTTGCAGGTGTAACCTTGTGGATTTGATAGTTGAGATGGATAGAATTTTGCGCCCAGAAGGCACAGTTGTCATC comes from Henckelia pumila isolate YLH828 chromosome 4, ASM3356847v2, whole genome shotgun sequence and encodes:
- the LOC140866052 gene encoding probable pectin methyltransferase QUA3 isoform X2; amino-acid sequence: MAHYNLPSSKHRNVRQWRLRNIITAAFFGAAFLFYLVVFTPLGGSLAATRGQRLLPSDPRRRAKLVTQVELGQQAVKIDSCPSEMVDHMPCEDPKISSQLSREMNFYRERHCPPLEETPLCLIPPPRGYRVSVQWPESLHKIWHDNMPYDKIADRKGHQGWMKKEGPYFIFPGGGTMFPDGAVQYIEKLKQYIPIASGDLRTALDMGCGVASFGGYMLNENILTLSFAPRDSHKSQIQFALERGVPAFIAMLGTRRLPFPGFSFDFVHCSRCLIPFTAYNAAYFLEVDRLLRPGGYLVISGPPVRWSKQEKEWDDLQAVARSLCYKLIIIDGNTAIWKKPTDSSCRLNKNKFGIHMCNISNDPNLAWYIKLENCVSRISLSNEGYSIGMIPKWPERLTKAPSRASAVKNGLNLFETDSRKWEKRVNYYKNSLNLKLGTPSIRNIMDMNAFFGAFAAAIISDPVWVMNVIPAHNPRTLDIIYDRGLIGIYHDWCNLVDLIVEMDRILRPEGTVVIWDSPEVIDKVHRISQAVRWRASVHEEPSESHGKEKILVATKKLCKM
- the LOC140866052 gene encoding probable pectin methyltransferase QUA3 isoform X1, with translation MAHYNLPSSKHRNVRQWRLRNIITAAFFGAAFLFYLVVFTPLGGSLAATRGQRLLPSDPRRRAKLVTQVELGQQAVKIDSCPSEMVDHMPCEDPKISSQLSREMNFYRERHCPPLEETPLCLIPPPRGYRVSVQWPESLHKIWHDNMPYDKIADRKGHQGWMKKEGPYFIFPGGGTMFPDGAVQYIEKLKQYIPIASGDLRTALDMGCGVASFGGYMLNENILTLSFAPRDSHKSQIQFALERGVPAFIAMLGTRRLPFPGFSFDFVHCSRCLIPFTAYNAAYFLEVDRLLRPGGYLVISGPPVRWSKQEKEWDDLQAVARSLCYKLIIIDGNTAIWKKPTDSSCRLNKNKFGIHMCNISNDPNLAWYIKLENCVSRISLSNEGYSIGMIPKWPERLTKAPSRASAVKNGLNLFETDSRKWEKRVNYYKNSLNLKLGTPSIRNIMDMNAFFGAFAAAIISDPVWVMNVIPAHNPRTLDIIYDRGLIGIYHDWCEPFSTYPRTYDLIHVTDVESLTKDPSSGKNRCNLVDLIVEMDRILRPEGTVVIWDSPEVIDKVHRISQAVRWRASVHEEPSESHGKEKILVATKKLCKM